The following are from one region of the Alkalimarinus sediminis genome:
- a CDS encoding sirohydrochlorin chelatase yields MKSLVIVAHGSRRQASNEEVKVLAAKVEQHLPSGFSGVKVAFLELASPSIEATIDACYEEGASEVVVLPYFLSEGTHVAKDVPSEVGKAMDKWPDKKIDIVPHIGSLDSMIDLILSVCTTAD; encoded by the coding sequence ATGAAATCTTTAGTTATTGTGGCACATGGTAGTCGTCGTCAAGCGTCAAATGAAGAAGTAAAAGTTCTAGCGGCTAAAGTCGAGCAGCATTTACCGAGTGGCTTTAGTGGCGTTAAAGTCGCTTTTTTGGAACTGGCTTCACCATCGATAGAAGCGACTATTGATGCCTGTTATGAAGAGGGCGCATCTGAAGTAGTCGTGCTACCTTACTTTCTCTCGGAAGGCACTCATGTAGCAAAAGATGTACCCTCTGAAGTAGGGAAAGCGATGGATAAATGGCCCGATAAGAAAATCGATATCGTCCCGCATATAGGTTCATTAGATTCGATGATAGACCTTATTCTATCGGTTTGTACTACGGCTGATTAG
- a CDS encoding TIGR01777 family oxidoreductase → MKILITGGTGLIGQRFIQANPSHEYTVLTRSAEKAKTKLLSSIKLLECLTQLDNLDEFDAVINLAGEPIVDKRWTEQQKRIICDSRWDITQQLVELFRVSLTPPEIFLSGSAIGVYSDHGDLLITERDVATKNDFASSVCRQWEEIAKQAEPYTRVVYLRTGIVLDPEGGALAKMLMPFKMYLGGRMGSGRQYMSWIHIQDMIGAMAFLLSHSEVKGAVNMVAPEPVTNQQFTRELATALKRFAIFPVPKTMLKLLLGESSTLLLGSQRVEPGALLEASYEFKFPEIGAALTDLLRH, encoded by the coding sequence ATGAAAATTTTAATCACAGGCGGTACAGGCTTAATCGGACAACGGTTTATACAAGCGAATCCTAGTCATGAATATACTGTTCTGACTCGCAGCGCTGAAAAAGCAAAGACAAAACTCCTCAGTTCTATCAAGCTGTTAGAGTGTTTAACTCAGTTAGACAACCTTGATGAGTTTGATGCGGTTATTAACTTGGCCGGTGAGCCGATTGTTGATAAGCGTTGGACTGAGCAGCAAAAGCGCATCATATGTGATAGCCGGTGGGATATTACCCAACAGTTGGTGGAGCTATTTCGCGTGAGCTTAACGCCTCCTGAGATATTTTTAAGTGGTTCAGCTATTGGTGTGTATAGTGATCATGGTGACCTATTAATTACAGAGCGAGATGTGGCAACCAAAAATGATTTTGCCTCATCAGTCTGCCGGCAATGGGAAGAGATTGCAAAACAGGCTGAGCCCTATACCCGCGTGGTATATCTAAGAACCGGTATCGTGCTTGACCCAGAAGGCGGGGCATTAGCGAAAATGCTGATGCCGTTTAAAATGTATTTAGGCGGACGTATGGGGAGTGGCCGTCAATATATGTCATGGATTCACATCCAAGATATGATTGGCGCAATGGCGTTTCTGCTCAGTCATTCCGAGGTCAAAGGTGCGGTTAATATGGTCGCTCCTGAACCTGTTACCAATCAACAGTTTACCCGTGAACTCGCCACAGCACTCAAGCGCTTTGCCATATTTCCGGTACCTAAAACAATGCTCAAATTACTGTTGGGTGAGTCTTCTACACTGCTATTGGGCAGCCAACGGGTTGAACCCGGTGCTCTATTGGAAGCGTCATATGAGTTTAAGTTTCCCGAAATAGGCGCCGCCTTGACGGATTTGCTGCGTCACTGA
- a CDS encoding YbgA family protein: MKSQSIIATDQSASSISKSKHPQAWSSEKINIGLSACLAGHEVRYNGGHAQSRLCLNVLSEHFNYKTFCPEVAAGFSTPRPTMRLTGNPDKPKLSFTNDDSVDLTDQLIGGFKDKLSQFEELDGYILMKNSPSCGLERIKVYQENGYPHETRVQGLFASALQKRYPLMPIEEEGRLHDAKLFENFVLRVYAYHHFRTEVLAAPSLNHLIAFHSSYKYVLMAHSQRAYKNLGRLLGNGKKHEINSLVDEYFHLFMGALSTPASKKSHTNALLHILGYLRKSVPSQARQNIVDVIIKYNKGVLPLITPLTLLKHYLDQHGSEYIRSQRYLAPYPESLGLANQL; encoded by the coding sequence ATGAAAAGCCAATCAATTATTGCAACTGACCAATCTGCCTCTAGCATTAGCAAATCTAAACATCCACAGGCGTGGTCATCAGAAAAAATTAACATAGGGCTCAGCGCTTGCCTTGCAGGCCATGAAGTTCGCTACAATGGCGGCCACGCTCAATCACGCTTGTGCCTCAATGTGTTGAGTGAGCACTTTAACTATAAGACGTTTTGTCCTGAAGTCGCAGCAGGGTTCAGTACACCTAGACCCACAATGCGTCTGACCGGCAACCCTGACAAACCAAAACTATCATTTACCAATGACGACTCTGTAGACCTAACAGACCAACTAATAGGCGGCTTTAAAGATAAGCTCTCGCAGTTTGAGGAGCTAGATGGCTATATTCTAATGAAGAATTCGCCAAGTTGTGGGTTAGAAAGAATCAAAGTGTATCAAGAGAACGGCTACCCTCATGAGACAAGGGTTCAAGGCTTGTTTGCAAGTGCGCTACAAAAACGTTACCCACTAATGCCGATTGAAGAAGAGGGGCGACTACATGATGCAAAACTATTTGAAAACTTTGTATTGAGGGTTTATGCCTATCATCACTTTCGTACCGAAGTACTCGCGGCACCAAGCCTGAACCACTTGATCGCCTTCCATAGTAGTTATAAATATGTGCTGATGGCTCACAGCCAGCGCGCCTACAAGAACCTGGGGCGTCTCTTGGGTAATGGCAAGAAACATGAGATCAATAGTTTAGTGGACGAGTACTTCCACTTGTTTATGGGGGCGCTTTCAACACCCGCAAGCAAGAAAAGCCATACGAATGCACTACTTCATATTTTGGGCTACCTACGAAAATCTGTACCGTCGCAGGCCAGACAAAATATCGTTGATGTGATTATTAAATATAACAAAGGCGTGCTGCCGTTGATCACTCCGTTAACTCTGCTTAAGCATTATTTAGATCAGCATGGGTCGGAATATATACGCAGTCAGCGCTACCTAGCACCTTACCCTGAGTCACTGGGTTTGGCTAATCAGCTTTAG
- a CDS encoding MerR family transcriptional regulator, translating into MSQQDHTDELARFPIRELSARTKVNTVTIRAWERRYGLLNPERTSKGHRLYSDNDVVTIEKILALVARGVPLGKVKALLTDESLEESYDTADTWAEPVVKLVDAVKAFSSSRIEHLIDQYFLNYPPSICREQLIEPMLEALAQVDDKNATYLFAESELVRYAVLRLNTKVANSARPVMMLFCGDNTPLWRLALMAMELADAGFKVQLVTRPFTIDACAEIAINSQNSVSVFYQDGQWRKHEADKVTRLLNINDNLMLVGTAPVLAGIEEKNRVFNDLGQCVRALIDALQPDEKNTTINKIKEGP; encoded by the coding sequence ATGTCACAACAAGATCATACAGATGAGTTGGCCAGGTTTCCTATCCGAGAGCTGAGCGCACGAACCAAGGTCAATACAGTTACCATCAGGGCTTGGGAGAGACGTTACGGTCTTTTAAACCCAGAAAGAACCAGTAAAGGTCACCGTTTGTACTCGGACAACGATGTCGTGACAATCGAGAAAATCCTCGCATTAGTCGCCCGAGGGGTGCCGCTAGGTAAAGTAAAGGCGCTACTCACAGACGAAAGTCTCGAAGAGAGTTATGATACCGCTGACACATGGGCAGAGCCTGTTGTTAAACTTGTTGACGCGGTTAAGGCTTTTTCATCATCTCGTATAGAGCACTTGATCGATCAGTACTTTTTAAACTATCCGCCTAGTATCTGTCGCGAGCAACTGATAGAACCCATGCTTGAAGCGTTAGCTCAAGTTGATGATAAAAACGCTACTTATCTATTTGCAGAGAGTGAGTTGGTTCGCTATGCAGTACTAAGGCTGAATACTAAGGTGGCCAATAGTGCTCGCCCGGTCATGATGCTTTTTTGTGGTGATAACACACCGCTATGGCGCTTAGCACTCATGGCAATGGAACTTGCCGACGCCGGGTTTAAGGTGCAGCTAGTTACGCGCCCTTTCACGATCGACGCGTGTGCCGAAATAGCGATAAATAGCCAGAACTCAGTGAGTGTTTTTTATCAGGATGGCCAATGGCGTAAACATGAGGCAGATAAAGTTACTCGGCTGCTAAACATCAATGACAACTTAATGCTGGTAGGTACAGCGCCAGTATTGGCGGGTATCGAAGAGAAAAATAGAGTATTTAACGATCTTGGCCAGTGTGTTCGAGCATTAATAGATGCCCTTCAACCTGATGAGAAAAACACCACTATAAATAAGATTAAGGAAGGCCCATGA
- a CDS encoding NAD(P)/FAD-dependent oxidoreductase, protein MNKSMLDIAIIGAGTAGALAARQLNAAGYTCCIIEKSRGLGGRCSRRNVLDGFSVDLGAPSFAIPYHEHPNLIANINQWISDGFLTEWIFDSADFQTQLPSMKRVELCGSPSMNAFQRHLADGVERITQRLVKKLNRLDDHWQLLDDSGDLIVEAKAVIVTAPAEQTYNLVAPYELASSPEQTASSTVADQHEHAKNPILSASDASLPQYICAITFDEPQTQLSDVYTGEHPVFAKVVRANSKPKLSNTDNDQTPEVWILHSTHQWAQKQNHKEAKSVADEMAEAFCEHFNLATADATKTTAKVVTSHYWRLANHDHVEIKKSFAQYKPEHQPFLWNQELQLGCCADWLSGGGISGALNSSQQLCDHITSQLKQEV, encoded by the coding sequence ATGAACAAATCAATGTTAGATATAGCCATCATCGGCGCAGGTACAGCAGGCGCTTTAGCAGCCAGACAGTTAAATGCAGCAGGATATACCTGCTGCATCATTGAAAAAAGTCGCGGTTTAGGTGGGCGCTGTAGCCGACGAAATGTTCTTGACGGGTTTAGTGTTGACCTCGGAGCACCAAGCTTCGCTATTCCATACCATGAACACCCTAATTTGATTGCAAATATCAACCAGTGGATAAGCGATGGCTTCTTAACCGAGTGGATTTTTGACTCCGCAGACTTTCAAACTCAATTACCCTCGATGAAGAGAGTTGAGCTTTGTGGCTCCCCCTCTATGAATGCATTTCAACGCCACCTTGCTGATGGTGTAGAGCGTATAACTCAACGTCTTGTGAAGAAACTAAACCGCTTGGATGACCACTGGCAACTATTAGACGACTCTGGCGACCTGATTGTTGAGGCCAAGGCTGTTATTGTGACTGCACCGGCCGAACAGACCTATAACCTGGTTGCCCCCTATGAGCTCGCCTCATCTCCTGAACAAACGGCATCTAGCACAGTAGCAGACCAACACGAACACGCAAAAAACCCAATACTCAGTGCATCAGATGCAAGTTTGCCGCAATACATTTGTGCTATCACGTTTGATGAGCCACAAACCCAGTTGTCTGATGTATATACGGGCGAGCACCCTGTTTTTGCGAAGGTAGTTAGAGCCAACAGTAAGCCCAAACTATCGAACACTGACAACGACCAAACACCTGAAGTATGGATACTACACAGCACTCACCAATGGGCTCAAAAACAGAATCATAAAGAAGCTAAATCTGTAGCAGATGAGATGGCAGAGGCATTTTGTGAACACTTTAATCTTGCAACTGCAGACGCTACAAAAACAACCGCCAAGGTTGTCACTAGCCACTATTGGAGGCTCGCTAACCATGATCACGTGGAGATTAAAAAGAGCTTTGCACAGTACAAACCAGAACACCAACCCTTCTTATGGAATCAAGAGCTACAACTAGGTTGTTGCGCAGACTGGCTTTCGGGTGGCGGAATTAGCGGCGCCCTTAATAGTAGCCAACAACTCTGCGACCATATTACGTCACAGTTAAAACAAGAGGTGTAA
- a CDS encoding lipocalin family protein, which produces MRYILAGLILLLSGCVGVPEGITPITNFNIDRYAGTWYEIARLDHSFERDMEQVSAEYSMREDGGVKVINRGFDTKAQEWKEAEGKAYFVEDQDTGHLKVSFFGPFYGSYIVFELGEDEQYAFVTSSDKSYLWFLSRTKEVDDELKQHFIETVRNLGFDSHSIIFVDQKNMNQTAR; this is translated from the coding sequence ATGCGTTATATATTGGCCGGGTTAATACTATTGTTATCAGGTTGTGTAGGTGTGCCGGAAGGTATTACACCCATTACCAACTTTAATATCGACCGTTATGCAGGCACATGGTACGAAATCGCAAGACTTGATCACTCCTTTGAACGGGATATGGAGCAGGTGAGTGCTGAGTATTCAATGCGTGAAGATGGTGGTGTAAAAGTGATTAACCGAGGCTTTGATACCAAAGCCCAAGAGTGGAAAGAAGCAGAGGGCAAAGCATATTTCGTAGAAGATCAGGATACGGGTCACTTAAAAGTCTCATTTTTCGGTCCTTTCTATGGCTCTTACATCGTCTTTGAACTCGGTGAAGACGAGCAATATGCGTTTGTGACCAGTAGTGATAAGTCATATTTATGGTTTCTATCCAGAACTAAAGAGGTTGATGACGAGTTGAAACAGCATTTTATTGAGACAGTTAGAAATCTTGGGTTTGATAGCCATAGTATTATTTTTGTCGATCAAAAAAACATGAATCAAACAGCCAGATAG
- a CDS encoding EAL domain-containing protein has protein sequence MTSKLTLYKQITLLCVALVFLTAISLLGVSLWNTVSFNEQQINQRITSAENVLKEYLKAKEDLLVTASKVLTADFGFKQAVATRDKGTIESVLQNQGARINASLMILTDTVGQLISSNDDSLVNSADFTFAVNAIKMSTNKTQLAEVNGSLYQLIALPVKAPRTIAYAIIGFKIDQAFVNELKRLTDVDISFYHNDDMIISTLGEGAAGQETDLNKMTTAWLFLERAAYENKRVGINSFQGDNYFSQLSADLSPSYLELDKLLMTIIVLSVLIICFAVISGSFLARSLTRPLNKLTELANAFAQGHYQTQRETIKGSLEVNDVYASFIKMGQKILERENKISYQAEHDALTGLYNRSTLMHVLADYINQSEHKNPNKLLVMGVNIRNFKRINDSLGSDMGDLTLVAVAERINRYSSEREPIVGRLSGVEFFIAIPYDQPNDYEQLIDAFLTELKAPVHVSNLRLNLNFRVGACLYPSQGSNAKELVRRTTIALDATKTEHRSFRLYKEGEDEAHLERLNLVEELREVMAGTTEELFMVYQPKLNLKTQKIEKVESLIRWIKADGTFVSPELFIDLAEQSGLIIKLTHWVLDSVLKQQASWAKSNLHLKVAINISAQDIAHADFIDFLFQKIDRYQVDPNLITLELTERDIMTNEDLVVSRLNQLKRLGIQISVDDYGIGQSSLGKLKQLPIDELKIDKTFILELDQSEKDQQIVSSTIELSHKLGLTVVAEGVENEASLNMLREMNCDHIQGYFLSRPVKSDVLIEWLGAYDA, from the coding sequence ATGACGTCTAAATTGACACTGTATAAACAGATTACGCTGCTGTGCGTTGCTTTGGTTTTTTTAACGGCCATTAGTCTGCTGGGTGTGTCATTGTGGAATACCGTTAGCTTCAACGAGCAGCAAATCAATCAGCGTATTACCAGTGCAGAGAATGTGCTTAAAGAATACCTTAAGGCGAAAGAGGATCTACTGGTCACTGCATCAAAGGTGTTAACGGCAGACTTCGGCTTTAAACAAGCGGTTGCGACTCGAGACAAGGGTACTATAGAAAGTGTGTTGCAGAATCAGGGAGCCAGAATTAATGCCAGTTTAATGATTTTAACTGATACTGTCGGTCAATTAATCTCGTCAAATGATGACTCTTTGGTCAATAGCGCCGACTTCACCTTTGCGGTTAACGCGATAAAAATGAGTACTAACAAAACTCAGCTTGCTGAAGTTAATGGCTCCCTTTATCAGCTCATTGCGTTGCCAGTGAAGGCTCCACGTACCATTGCCTATGCGATTATTGGCTTCAAAATTGATCAGGCTTTTGTTAACGAATTAAAACGTTTAACGGACGTGGATATTAGTTTTTATCACAACGACGATATGATCATCTCAACCCTTGGAGAAGGAGCCGCGGGTCAAGAGACAGACCTAAATAAAATGACGACCGCATGGTTGTTTTTAGAGAGAGCTGCCTACGAGAATAAGCGCGTCGGGATTAACAGTTTTCAAGGTGATAATTACTTTTCACAGTTGTCAGCTGACCTTTCCCCTAGCTATTTAGAACTCGATAAATTGCTAATGACGATCATAGTGTTGTCTGTTTTGATTATCTGCTTCGCCGTTATTTCGGGTAGCTTTTTAGCGAGAAGCTTAACGCGCCCACTTAACAAACTGACCGAACTTGCTAATGCATTTGCGCAAGGGCATTACCAAACGCAAAGAGAAACGATAAAAGGTAGCCTAGAAGTTAATGATGTATATGCGAGTTTTATCAAGATGGGTCAGAAGATTCTTGAACGTGAAAATAAAATAAGTTACCAGGCAGAGCATGACGCACTCACCGGCTTGTATAACCGTTCTACGTTAATGCATGTTCTTGCTGACTATATCAACCAGAGTGAGCATAAGAACCCAAATAAGCTGCTTGTAATGGGGGTTAATATTAGGAACTTCAAACGGATCAACGATAGTCTAGGCTCAGACATGGGAGATCTAACACTGGTAGCGGTTGCCGAGCGTATCAACCGCTACTCTAGTGAAAGAGAGCCGATTGTAGGTAGGTTGTCAGGGGTTGAGTTTTTTATTGCTATTCCTTATGACCAACCGAATGATTACGAGCAACTGATTGATGCATTTCTTACTGAGCTAAAAGCGCCTGTTCACGTGAGTAACTTAAGGCTCAACCTCAACTTTAGGGTTGGCGCTTGTCTTTATCCTTCCCAAGGTTCTAATGCCAAAGAGTTAGTGCGAAGAACAACCATAGCGCTTGATGCTACAAAAACTGAACACCGCTCGTTTAGGCTTTATAAAGAGGGTGAAGATGAAGCCCATTTAGAGCGATTAAATTTAGTAGAAGAGTTAAGAGAGGTAATGGCTGGCACGACCGAAGAGTTGTTTATGGTGTATCAGCCCAAGCTTAACTTAAAGACGCAAAAAATAGAAAAAGTAGAATCACTTATTCGCTGGATAAAAGCAGATGGCACCTTTGTATCGCCCGAACTGTTTATTGATTTAGCGGAACAGTCAGGCCTAATTATAAAGTTAACTCATTGGGTGCTGGATAGTGTTTTGAAACAGCAAGCATCATGGGCAAAATCAAACCTGCATCTTAAAGTCGCGATTAATATCTCAGCTCAAGATATTGCACACGCTGACTTTATTGACTTCTTGTTTCAAAAAATCGATCGCTATCAGGTAGACCCAAACCTTATAACGCTTGAGTTAACGGAACGCGATATTATGACCAATGAAGATTTGGTTGTTAGTCGACTAAATCAACTAAAACGGTTGGGCATTCAAATATCCGTCGATGATTACGGCATAGGCCAGTCATCACTTGGCAAGCTCAAGCAGTTACCGATTGATGAATTGAAAATTGATAAAACGTTTATTCTTGAATTAGACCAGTCTGAAAAAGACCAACAGATCGTTAGTTCCACTATCGAATTAAGTCACAAGTTGGGTTTAACCGTGGTGGCAGAAGGCGTTGAAAACGAAGCGTCGCTGAACATGTTAAGAGAGATGAACTGTGATCACATCCAAGGTTACTTTCTTTCTCGACCGGTTAAATCTGATGTATTGATTGAGTGGTTAGGCGCTTATGATGCATAG
- a CDS encoding methylamine utilization protein, with amino-acid sequence MTDQNGKPVQGAVIEFTGVDVDPLRNHEKQIAVMDQVNKRFVPELLVINANDDVNFPNSDNIRHHVYSFSPAKPFELKLYSGQPKAPLLFDKPGIVVLGCNIHDSMVGYIYVAESEYAEITNEKGLVSVNPSVRYQGIRVWHPNQSSGHMTINRFRRDNLKPSHENKQVLTIELSLQPPEPRDTFQNVFKHDQ; translated from the coding sequence GTGACAGATCAAAACGGTAAGCCTGTTCAAGGTGCGGTTATAGAGTTTACCGGTGTCGACGTCGACCCTCTAAGAAATCATGAGAAACAAATCGCTGTTATGGATCAGGTTAATAAACGGTTTGTACCTGAGTTATTGGTGATAAACGCTAATGATGATGTGAACTTTCCTAATAGCGATAATATTAGGCACCATGTTTATTCGTTTTCGCCTGCAAAGCCCTTTGAGTTAAAACTATATTCAGGCCAGCCCAAGGCTCCATTATTATTCGACAAGCCAGGTATTGTTGTACTGGGCTGTAATATTCATGACTCTATGGTGGGTTATATCTATGTGGCTGAGTCTGAATATGCTGAAATCACTAATGAGAAAGGACTAGTTTCAGTAAATCCGAGTGTGCGCTATCAAGGTATACGGGTATGGCACCCTAACCAATCAAGTGGTCATATGACCATTAATCGTTTTCGTCGTGATAATCTAAAGCCGTCACACGAGAATAAACAGGTATTGACGATAGAATTGTCTCTTCAGCCACCAGAACCTCGAGACACTTTCCAGAACGTTTTCAAACATGACCAGTAA